TGGAAGAATGTGTATCTCCTGGGAGTTCATTTTCTTTAACTTTACACTCCTGTTTTTGATTGGTTTCCTAAGAGCTTCTGCATTATCCCTAGGCTCTGGCTGGTTCTTCACATCGTAACACTGCAGAACAGAGTCCTGGGGCATGTCCCTTTTGAAGGAGAAGTTTTTGGTGGATACTCCCGAGAGGCCTTTAATCTTGCCACAGAAAATCGTGGGCACAGCATCTTTGACAGAGACTATGACTTTGGCAGTCTGCGAAGTGCTCACAATCTCAATATTATTCCCAGCCTTGGGCTCACAGGCTGCTCTGCTGGTCTGATCCACCAGCCACTTTTGCTGCTGTCTCAGGAACTCGGCCGAATTGCTGCCAGTCATTCTGCTGTCGACCTTGGCTGAGGCGTCGTGAGGTTTCGGAGGGGCAAAGGGGACAGTTGCACTGGAGAGTTTATCCATCATGGAGTGAGCAGCACTGTCCATCATAGATCCAGAGCAAATTGCATTAGTTGCCTCAGCATGGACCCCGGCATTGCCTGTCTTCCTGTAGGAAGCAATCGACAAATCTAAAGCACCATCTTCAGGGGAGAGCTGAGAACTGACCTCACCTGCCTTTAGCAAGGGCATCGTTTTCATGGAAAGATCCAGGGCCTCGTTCTCATTGTTCATCTTGATGACTGTGTGACGATTCAGCTGGGAAAATTCCCTGTGGTGGATGAAATCAAAGGGTTTGGATTCTTCTTTCTCCAGAGGGGTCTGGGTGCCTTTGCAGGAATACAGGGTGAACAACGGTGGCTTGGGGTAGTCTGGGTTGACCTTGGATTCAGCGCCGTGAGGcacagggatggggatggggataggGATGGGGACTGGGACTGGCAAGGGGACAATCACAGGATATGGCACTAGGAGGGTGGCTGGGGGTACTAGTGGAGATAGAGG
The DNA window shown above is from Trachemys scripta elegans isolate TJP31775 chromosome 1, CAS_Tse_1.0, whole genome shotgun sequence and carries:
- the RAI2 gene encoding retinoic acid-induced protein 2 codes for the protein MEELYKDTQNLPMDVTNSPSTIANNKLENGVAQLITAEAWNINSTDLMKKALSPLVTVPAPSILTPPAESQSGVALKVAATVLQPICLGDSPVVLPIHLQVAGSTTPQIAPNNNTPYVMTTQGPVPLPVLLEQHVFQHLNSPLVLPQGAPCSTNPIHSNLFQGSSVPVGQPQLLDQKPSNQTQEPILPPVFQTPGFAAVLQDLFPPQGTLGSSPCQPPPDYSSVPPQAFSSPLSPLVPPATLLVPYPVIVPLPVPVPIPIPIPIPVPHGAESKVNPDYPKPPLFTLYSCKGTQTPLEKEESKPFDFIHHREFSQLNRHTVIKMNNENEALDLSMKTMPLLKAGEVSSQLSPEDGALDLSIASYRKTGNAGVHAEATNAICSGSMMDSAAHSMMDKLSSATVPFAPPKPHDASAKVDSRMTGSNSAEFLRQQQKWLVDQTSRAACEPKAGNNIEIVSTSQTAKVIVSVKDAVPTIFCGKIKGLSGVSTKNFSFKRDMPQDSVLQCYDVKNQPEPRDNAEALRKPIKNRSVKLKKMNSQEIHILPIKKQRLAAFFPRK